A region of the Sander vitreus isolate 19-12246 chromosome 1, sanVit1, whole genome shotgun sequence genome:
ataggttcttaaaattgtacagtcctcccaaattatagtcccagtttactggacaacacaaattgtgtgctaaaaatgccaaatacaatgcacatggaagctgaacaaacatgatctttattgttaaagaattcaaaaaaaattaattaactaaaataattcaaggtgcattggtcaactatagaaatatacatcattgtatgtattgcccttagtaacagacttcatttaaaacacatttgaaattgtatcagccttttctaattatttcaacaactgtcataatatagcctattcatccaacttctaacaacaatatgaacagcagtcttcatacagcaatataacagtaacaatgactgtcacatgaataattataaaaacaaagaatggtcacaactttaaataataacagtacttaaatgaacagcaatatgcacctgttgtattttaatccaggctgataacaatatgGTAAAACCACTGGTAAATGGTAAAAACCActgggtgatcagaaaaggctccaggattaaataaatcctggctgttagcctggtcgggagcaggctagctgttagcctggtcgggagcaggctagctgttagcctggtcgggagcaggctagctgttagcctggtcgggagcaggctagctgttagcctggtcgggagcaggctagctgttagcctggtcggggagcaggctagctgttagcctggtcgggagcaggctagctgttagcctggtcgggagcaggctagctgttagcctggtcgggagcaggctagctgttagcctggtcgggagcaggctagctgttagcctggtcgggagcaggctagctgttagcctggtcggggagcaggctagctgttagcctggtcgggagcaggctagctgttagcctggtcgggagcaggctagctgttagcctggtcgggagcaggctagctgttagcctggtcgggagcaggctagctgttagcctggtcgggagcaggctagctgttagcctggtcgggagcaggctagctgttagcctggtcgggagcaggctagctgttagcctggtcgggagcaggctagctgttagcctggtcgggagcaggctagctgttagcctggtcgggagcaggctagctgcacagaataaatctccatggtgatttatgtgcctccACTTTCGTGAAActgagtcaaggctaaattcatccaggataacggggaaatcccggcttaatcccttatcttggttttgtgaaacaggccccggATGATATTGATgatgaaaaaaagcaaacacattATAGGTCTAGTTACTCTGCTACGCACAAACGCAAGCTCGTTAATTGAATAAAGCAGCGATAGCCTGTACAGGAAGATCATCCCCAGTCACAGTGAGTgttaacagctgtgtgtgtgtgtgtgtgtgtgtgtgtgtgtgtgtgtgtgtgtgtgtgtgtgtgtgtgtgtgtgtgtgtgtgtgtgtgtgtgtgtctgtgtgtgtgtgcgcggctGAAGATAGGAGAccgagagagagggaatgaaagCGAAAAAGACCAGAAGAACAAGAGAAAGcatgcctgcagcagctgaATCGGAACTTTGTGCCTTGTTTTCAGTGTTAGAAtcgtgacttttttttaattccttgaTATATGACTAAACAGGAGAGTCTTTAGCAGTTGAATTTTTTATAATCTCAATTCTCTCACAAGATAAATCGCTCCAACCTGGTCCGCTATGAGCGCGTCTGCAGGGACTGGAGTGTTTGTGCTCTCCTTGATGTCCATCCCCATCTGCTATTTATTTAATTCCCTCATTTACAGCAACAGGTGAATGAGAATactattttatctgctgatgaagaaaCTGCCACCACGAGTACAGTAACTGCATGAAGTTCATTTGGAAAATCATTTGTCATATGTGTTTCCACATTGCATTTAGTGCTGAAGCTTTCTTCTTCGCTGGGTGTTCAATAGTCCTCATCCTGGCCATTTCAGCTCGTTTTATACTCAAGAAGAGGGCTCCAGTAGATCCTCTTTTCTATGGTAAGAATTCACAAATGCATTTGCGTTTCTCATTGGGACCAaaccattttaaatgtttgtagtCTTTGGAGAGAAATATTAATTTAACAGCAAGTCATGAGAAAGGAATCATTAGGTTCCGTGTGACTTTAAATCAAAATAGAGGGAGTTATTGGAGCTTAGGATCCAGTAAATCTTAAGTATCTGCTGTAGTTGTGTCACCCAactgaaataaattaaaagtatGCATCTGTCTGCAGTGTATGCAGTGTACACATTCCTCAGTGTGGTGAATCTGATCATTGGGCTGGAACAGGACAACATCATTGATGGATTTGTGACGTTTTACCTCAAAGAGGCAAGTGTTGTGTTGTGAGTCCTGTTTGTGAGTTGTCTATATGCACCTGCACACATTTTTACTGATAAATCTCCCCTGTGTTTCAGGCAGATCCACATATTAACACAGCACATGGACACATGATCTCCTATTGGGATGGCAGTGTGCATTATCTCATCTATCTGCTCATGATTGCTGCTATTACTTGGGGGtaagatctatctatctatctatctatctatctgtctgtctgtctgtctgtctaagtataatgtgttactgtatgttgtttgCACAGGGACAGTTACCGAGCCATTGGACTCTACTGGGTGGGATCTTTTCTCATGCGTGCCATAGTCTACATTCTTGGGAATGCTGTGGGTAAGGAGGCTACGCTATAAATAATGGCATGCTTTTAGATGAATAGGGTAGTCCGTGTAACCAATACAATACAAGAATACTATCTACAATGGTCCAAACTTGAactaaaatttaaaaatatgcacattttactgtaaacacTGCAACGTTTTGGTGTTTTGCTATGTGTCTTTCCCACAGTGAGATATTATCTTGTTCTGTCCTTCCCCAGGGAAATATGGGACCCATGTTagtcctctcttcctcctccacataCTATATATCTCAGTGTCTGTCTGGGCCTGCTTCCGCACCTTCAGCCAGCCCTCCACACGGGATGCTCAGTTTCCTGTAAGTCAGGATCAAAACTGGTGGTTATTACAATAAAGAATATTATTGGAAGATTCCCATACATAGCCTGTATGTGTGACAGAGCTAAAATGTATGTGATAGAGAACACAGTTTGAATATCATGTTGTTGCTTTCTTTTAGAGCATCCAGGAGGCGGAAAGAAAAAGTTTACTCCACAGACCTCTGGACCTACTGTTCATCATCTACCTCATCCTTGCTTTTGCTTTCTGTGTCTTCAGAGGCCTGGTAAGAAACCTGAAGATAAAGAACTGCCcaatgcgcgcacacacacacacacacacacacacacacacacacacacacacacacacacacacacacacacacacacacacacacacacacacacacacacacacacacacacacagtggtagaATAATAGTGcctctgtattttgtgttttaggtTGTTCTGGACTGTTCCAGCAAATGGTGTCAAGTCTACACACAGCAATATGAGCCTTACCTAAAAGACCCTTCAGCCTATCCTAAAGTACAGGTAACTCAgtgaagctttaaaaaaacaaacatttgttatAACACTGCCATTGCACACATATCTGAAGAAGTGTATCCATGTTTGTCAGATGTTGCTGAGCATGCTGTACTCTGGACCATACTACATCATTACTCTCTATGGGCTGATGGTCCCAGGATGTGAGTGGATGCCGGATCTGACTCTTGTACACTCTGGAGCACTGGCACAGGTATGCCCTGCTGGTTGTTTTTCACTCTTGGCTGGTGACCAGGGATAACTAAGCCTTTGCAGTTAAATATCCTGCACTACCACCTTAACAAGTGCATAACACAAAGGTCAAAGAGATGTCAATCAAGCGTTCATGTCATATTGGAGTTATCGTAATTACTTTCCAACTTGTAAATAGTGTTCACATCAACATCCAAGTTGTAATTATGACTGGgaaagtctgtttttttttcctaaagcTCCGATGTATAGCTccgatatactgtatatccaaCTTCATAAAACAGAAGTGGCTAAAAATCAAGCAAATATGAACGTCGTCCAATGTAATCACACCCAACTTTAATGAATGTAGTGCTATAATGTCAATTATCCAGACCTCATAGTGGTTTTCATTATTTACAGTCACACAAAGGTCTTCCATataaaaaagcaaaatattttCCCACATGACATCATTATTCCAAGTAGATTAGGTAATGCTAGACAGAGGGTGGGTATCTGACAAAGTGTAGGCAGTTCCCTAACTTTCTAGTGGTTGCAGATTGGTCTCTGTTTATGTTATTCTTCAGTGCAGTCAAACACCAGTGGCTCTGCGTGAACATATGGTCTGACTATATACACTCTCTGTTGACATCTAAAGATGGAATCTCTGAAGAGTGGTGGGAGCAGCtagtgggccaatcacatcTTAACAATACAAAGCAGCTATTGTGTTTGAGCTGCAGGCTGGCGCGCGTCACTCATCAGCGGGATAAGGGCAGAAGCTGACTTCAGACCAAGAGGAATGGTGGTATTCACTTAAATGTCAGCTGTTTGACTCGGCTATGAATAGGAAAGCTGATGCTCCGACAGCTATGGATGCTATGAGTCGTATcatg
Encoded here:
- the LOC144522137 gene encoding transmembrane 6 superfamily member 1-like, coding for MSASAGTGVFVLSLMSIPICYLFNSLIYSNSAEAFFFAGCSIVLILAISARFILKKRAPVDPLFYVYAVYTFLSVVNLIIGLEQDNIIDGFVTFYLKEANPHINTAHGHMISYWDGSVHYLIYLLMIAAITWGDSYRAIGLYWVGSFLMRAIVYILGNAVGKYGTHVSPLFLLHILYISVSVWACFRTFSQPSTRDAQFPSIQEAERKSLLHRPLDLLFIIYLILAFAFCVFRGLVVLDCSSKWCQVYTQQYEPYLKDPSAYPKVQMLLSMLYSGPYYIITLYGLMVPGCEWMPDLTLVHSGALAQAQFTHIGASLHTRTPFSYRVPADSQPVFLLVNVLYALVPQALCYRCCSRPAFFLRPMPEKKTE